The proteins below come from a single Papaver somniferum cultivar HN1 chromosome 11, ASM357369v1, whole genome shotgun sequence genomic window:
- the LOC113321260 gene encoding major latex protein 22-like, which yields MDSVSAALVFHSSIYLCAMAHHGVSGLVGKIVTELEVNCNADEFYKILKRDEDVPRAVSDLFPPVKIAKGDGLVSGCIKEWDCVLDGKAMSGKEEKHTTMKRGLCVTVNWKET from the exons ATGGACTCAGTATCAGCTGCTCTAGTATTTCATAGTTCCATATACTTGTGTGCAATGGCTCATCATGGTGTTTCAGGTCTAGTTGGGAAAATTGTAACTGAATTGGAGGTGAATTGTAATGCCGACGAATTTTATAAGATTTTGAAGCGCGATGAAGATGTTCCACGGGCAGTTTCTGATCTTTTCCCTCCCGTCAAAATTGCCAAAGGAGATGGACTTGTTTCTGGTTGTATCAAGGAATGGGACTGTGTTCTTG ATGGTAAGGCGATGAGCGGCAAGGAGGAAAAACACACAACGATGAAACGAGGACTTTGCGTCACCGTGAATTGGAAGGAgacttga
- the LOC113325420 gene encoding major latex protein 15-like, giving the protein MDSVSAALVFHSSIYLCAMAHHGVSGLVGKIVTELEVNCNADEFYKILKRDEDVPRAVSDLFPPVKIAKGDGLVSGCIKEWDCVLDGKAMSGKEETTHNDETRTLRHRELEGDLMKDYKKFDSIIEVNPKPNGHGSIVTWSIEYEKMNEDSPAPFAYLASFHQNVVEVDSHLCLSE; this is encoded by the exons ATGGACTCAGTATCAGCTGCTCTAGTATTTCATAGTTCCATATACTTGTGTGCAATGGCTCATCATGGTGTTTCAGGTCTAGTTGGGAAAATTGTAACTGAATTGGAGGTGAATTGTAATGCCGACGAATTTTATAAGATTTTGAAGCGCGATGAAGATGTTCCACGGGCAGTTTCTGATCTTTTCCCTCCCGTCAAAATTGCCAAAGGAGATGGACTTGTTTCTGGTTGTATCAAGGAATGGGACTGTGTTCTTG ATGGTAAGGCGATGAGCGGCAAGGAGGAAACAACACACAACGATGAAACGAGGACTTTGCGTCACCGTGAATTGGAAGGAgacttgatgaaggattacaagaagtttgattccataattgaagttaatccaaaaccaaatggACATGGAAGCATTGTGACGTGGTCAATTGAGTATGAGAAAATGAACGAAGATTCTCCGGCTCCCTTTGCTTATCTAGCTTCCTTCCATCAGAACGTTGTGGAAGTTGATTCTCACCTCTGCCTTTCTGAATAA
- the LOC113320582 gene encoding major latex protein 15-like codes for MDSVSAALVFHSSIYLCAMAHHGVSGLVGKIVTELEVNCNADEFYKILKRDEDVPRAVSDLFPPVKIAKGDGLVSGCIKEWDCVLDGKAMSGKEETTHNDETRTLRHRELEGDLMKDYKKFDSIIEVNPKPNGHGSIVTWSIEYEKMNEDSPAPFAYLASFHQNVVEVDSHLCLSE; via the exons ATGGACTCAGTATCAGCTGCTCTAGTATTTCATAGTTCCATATACTTGTGTGCAATGGCTCATCATGGTGTTTCAGGTCTAGTTGGGAAAATTGTAACTGAATTGGAGGTGAATTGTAATGCCGACGAATTTTATAAGATTTTGAAGCGCGATGAAGATGTTCCACGGGCAGTTTCTGATCTTTTCCCTCCCGTCAAAATTGCCAAAGGAGATGGACTTGTTTCTGGTTGTATCAAGGAATGGGACTGTGTTCTTG ATGGTAAGGCGATGAGCGGCAAGGAGGAAACAACACACAACGATGAAACGAGGACTTTGCGTCACCGTGAATTGGAAGGAgacttgatgaaggattacaagaagtttgattccataattgaagttaatccaaaaccaaatggACATGGAAGCATTGTGACGTGGTCAATTGAGTATGAGAAAATGAACGAAGATTCTCCGGCTCCCTTTGCTTATCTAGCTTCCTTCCATCAGAACGTTGTTGAAGTTGATTCTCACCTCTGCCTTTCTGAATAA
- the LOC113323967 gene encoding MLP-like protein 34, which yields MDSVSAALVFHSSIYLCAMAHHGVSGLVGKIVTELEVNCNADEFYKILKRDEDVPRAVSDLFPPVKIAKGDGLVSGCIKEWDCVLDGKAMSGKEETTHNDETRTLRHRELEGDLMKDYKKFDSIIEVNPKPNGHGSIVTWSIEYEKMNEDSPAPFAYLASFHQNVVEVDSHLCLSETRYTNMDSVSAALVFHSSIYLCAMAHHGVSGLVGKIVTELEVNCNADEFYKILKRDEDVPRAVSDLFPPVKIAKGDGLVSGCIKEWDCVLDGKAMSGKEETTHNDETRTLRHRELEGDLMKDYKKFDSIIEVNPKPNGHGSIVTWSIEYEKMNEDSPAPFAYLASFHQNVVEVDSHLCLSE from the exons ATGGACTCAGTATCAGCTGCTCTAGTATTTCATAGTTCCATATACTTGTGTGCAATGGCTCATCATGGTGTTTCAGGTCTAGTTGGGAAAATTGTAACTGAATTGGAGGTGAATTGTAATGCCGACGAATTTTATAAGATTTTGAAGCGCGATGAAGATGTTCCACGGGCAGTTTCTGATCTTTTCCCTCCCGTCAAAATTGCCAAAGGAGATGGACTTGTTTCTGGTTGTATCAAGGAATGGGACTGTGTTCTTG ATGGTAAGGCGATGAGCGGCAAGGAGGAAACAACACACAACGATGAAACGAGGACTTTGCGTCACCGTGAATTGGAAGGAgacttgatgaaggattacaagaagtttgattccataattgaagttaatccaaaaccaaatggACATGGAAGCATTGTGACGTGGTCAATTGAGTATGAGAAAATGAACGAAGATTCTCCGGCTCCCTTTGCTTATCTAGCTTCCTTCCATCAGAACGTTGTGGAAGTTGATTCTCACCTCTGCCTTTCTGAA ACTCGTTATACCAACATGGACTCAGTATCAGCTGCTCTAGTATTTCATAGTTCCATATACTTGTGTGCAATGGCTCATCATGGTGTTTCAGGTCTAGTTGGGAAAATTGTAACTGAATTGGAGGTGAATTGTAATGCCGACGAATTTTATAAGATTTTGAAGCGCGATGAAGATGTTCCACGGGCAGTTTCTGATCTTTTCCCTCCCGTCAAAATTGCCAAAGGAGATGGACTTGTTTCTGGTTGTATCAAGGAATGGGACTGTGTTCTTG ATGGTAAGGCGATGAGCGGCAAGGAGGAAACAACACACAACGATGAAACGAGGACTTTGCGTCACCGTGAATTGGAAGGAgacttgatgaaggattacaagaagtttgattccataattgaagttaatccaaaaccaaatggACATGGAAGCATTGTGACGTGGTCAATTGAGTATGAGAAAATGAACGAAGATTCTCCGGCTCCCTTTGCTTATCTAGCTTCCTTCCATCAGAACGTTGTGGAAGTTGATTCTCACCTCTGCCTTTCTGAATAA